A window from Musa acuminata AAA Group cultivar baxijiao chromosome BXJ3-10, Cavendish_Baxijiao_AAA, whole genome shotgun sequence encodes these proteins:
- the LOC135651263 gene encoding auxin-induced protein 5NG4-like isoform X2, translating into MAGGSQSSEKVKLLVAVLALQFSYAGFHIVSRTALNMGISKLVFPVYRKDRPPLTLSLLCQFFLLALCGITANQGFYLLGLYYLSPTYASAIQNSVPAITFAMAAALRLEQINVNSRYGVAKVVGTVASIGGATIITLYKGPPLLNHQQHSKLFLGASSNTILNWTLGCVYILGNCLAWSGWMVLQVPLLKKYPARLSITTITCFFGLIQFLIIAAFAEKDIERWKVHSGGELFTILYAGLVASGVSFSLQIWCIDRGGPLFVAVFQPVQTVVVAIMAAVILGDQLYSGGIIGSILIVLGLYFVLWGKSEEKKPTKEALENNDLRRLLLDQENLHKENAAVTDIP; encoded by the exons ATGGCGGGAGGATCACAGAGTTCCGAGAAAGTGAAGCTTCTTGTAGCTGTTCTTGCACTCCAATTCAGCTATGCAGGGTTCCATATAGTTTCCAGAACCGCACTCAACATGGGGATCAGCAAGCTTGTCTTCCCAGTTTAT AGGAAAGACAGGCCACCTCTTACCTTATCCTTGCTGTGTCAGTTCTTTCTTCTGGCATTATGTGG GATAACTGCTAACCAAGGATTCTATCTCTTGGGTTTATATTATTTGTCTCCAACCTATGCTTCTGCCATCCAGAACTCAGTTCCAGCAATAACATTTGCCATGGCTGCAGCTCTTAG GCTTGAGCAAATCAATGTCAACAGTAGATATGGTGTGGCAAAGGTGGTCGGAACTGTTGCCAGTATAGGAGGTGCCACCATCATTACTCTCTACAAGGGCCCTCCTCTTCTGAATCACCAACAACATAGCAAACTATTCCTCGGTGCCTCATCGAACACAATACTGAATTGGACATTGGGTTGTGTATACATCCTTGGGAATTGCCTTGCATGGTCAGGTTGGATGGTGCTTCAG GTTCCTTTGCTAAAGAAGTACCCTGCCAGGCTCTCAATTACTACAATTACCTGCTTCTTTGGGCTAATCCAATTCCTCATAATAGCAGCCTTCGCAGAGAAGGACATTGAGAGGTGGAAAGTCCACTCCGGAGGGGAGCTCTTCACGATCCTCTATGCT GGTCTTGTGGCATCAggagtctctttctctctccagaTTTGGTGCATTGATAGGGGAGGTCCCCTTTTTGTTGCTGTTTTCCAACCAGTGCAGACAGTGGTGGTGGCCATCATGGCAGCTGTTATACTTGGTGACCAGTTGTACTCAGGAGG GATTATTGGATCCATTCTGATTGTGCTTGGCCTCTACTTTGTCCTCTGGGGGAAAAGTGAGGAGAAGAAACCTACAAAGGAGGCACTGGAGAATAATGACCTTAGAAGGCTTCTCCTTGACCAAGAGAACTTGCATAAAGAAAACGCTGCAGTCACTGACATCCCATGA
- the LOC135651263 gene encoding auxin-induced protein 5NG4-like isoform X1, translating to MAGGSQSSEKVKLLVAVLALQFSYAGFHIVSRTALNMGISKLVFPVYRNVIALVLLAPFAYFLEKKDRPPLTLSLLCQFFLLALCGITANQGFYLLGLYYLSPTYASAIQNSVPAITFAMAAALRLEQINVNSRYGVAKVVGTVASIGGATIITLYKGPPLLNHQQHSKLFLGASSNTILNWTLGCVYILGNCLAWSGWMVLQVPLLKKYPARLSITTITCFFGLIQFLIIAAFAEKDIERWKVHSGGELFTILYAGLVASGVSFSLQIWCIDRGGPLFVAVFQPVQTVVVAIMAAVILGDQLYSGGIIGSILIVLGLYFVLWGKSEEKKPTKEALENNDLRRLLLDQENLHKENAAVTDIP from the exons ATGGCGGGAGGATCACAGAGTTCCGAGAAAGTGAAGCTTCTTGTAGCTGTTCTTGCACTCCAATTCAGCTATGCAGGGTTCCATATAGTTTCCAGAACCGCACTCAACATGGGGATCAGCAAGCTTGTCTTCCCAGTTTATAGGAATGTCATTGCTTTGGTTTTGTTGGCCCCCTTTGCATATTTTCTAGAGAA GAAAGACAGGCCACCTCTTACCTTATCCTTGCTGTGTCAGTTCTTTCTTCTGGCATTATGTGG GATAACTGCTAACCAAGGATTCTATCTCTTGGGTTTATATTATTTGTCTCCAACCTATGCTTCTGCCATCCAGAACTCAGTTCCAGCAATAACATTTGCCATGGCTGCAGCTCTTAG GCTTGAGCAAATCAATGTCAACAGTAGATATGGTGTGGCAAAGGTGGTCGGAACTGTTGCCAGTATAGGAGGTGCCACCATCATTACTCTCTACAAGGGCCCTCCTCTTCTGAATCACCAACAACATAGCAAACTATTCCTCGGTGCCTCATCGAACACAATACTGAATTGGACATTGGGTTGTGTATACATCCTTGGGAATTGCCTTGCATGGTCAGGTTGGATGGTGCTTCAG GTTCCTTTGCTAAAGAAGTACCCTGCCAGGCTCTCAATTACTACAATTACCTGCTTCTTTGGGCTAATCCAATTCCTCATAATAGCAGCCTTCGCAGAGAAGGACATTGAGAGGTGGAAAGTCCACTCCGGAGGGGAGCTCTTCACGATCCTCTATGCT GGTCTTGTGGCATCAggagtctctttctctctccagaTTTGGTGCATTGATAGGGGAGGTCCCCTTTTTGTTGCTGTTTTCCAACCAGTGCAGACAGTGGTGGTGGCCATCATGGCAGCTGTTATACTTGGTGACCAGTTGTACTCAGGAGG GATTATTGGATCCATTCTGATTGTGCTTGGCCTCTACTTTGTCCTCTGGGGGAAAAGTGAGGAGAAGAAACCTACAAAGGAGGCACTGGAGAATAATGACCTTAGAAGGCTTCTCCTTGACCAAGAGAACTTGCATAAAGAAAACGCTGCAGTCACTGACATCCCATGA
- the LOC103968747 gene encoding E3 ubiquitin-protein ligase RHA2A: MGLSNHLHDVSGDSIPLLLLAAAAASIAYLRSLLLRLLPLSLSSSPADADADPEPSVGSGLAGLVVLADHLASNRSFAFASRSSGGEGRRAECAVCLCGLADGDRVRRLPCRHVFHGECLEGWFHHLNLTCPLCRSELAAPEVRAAADRRIGAELVAWLSHH, translated from the coding sequence ATGGGGCTCTCCAACCATCTCCACGACGTCTCCGGCGACTccatccctctcctcctcctcgccgcgGCCGCCGCCTCCATAGCCTACCTCCgctccctcctcctccgcctcctccccctctccctctcctcctcccccgccgacgccgacgccgacCCCGAGCCGTCCGTCGGATCCGGACTCGCCGGCCTCGTCGTCCTCGCCGACCACCTCGCCTCCAACCGGTCCTTCGCCTTCGCCTCCCGCTCGTCGGGAGGGGAGGGCCGGCGGGCGGAGTGCGCGGTGTGCCTCTGCGGCCTGGCCGACGGGGACCGCGTCCGGCGCCTCCCCTGCCGCCACGTCTTCCACGGTGAGTGCCTCGAAGGCTGGTTCCACCACCTGAACCTCACCTGCCCGCTGTGCCGCTCCGAGCTGGCCGCGCCGGAGGTTCGCGCTGCTGCCGACCGCCGGATCGGGGCCGAGCTCGTCGCCTGGCTCTCCCACCACTGA